A window of Dehalococcoidia bacterium contains these coding sequences:
- a CDS encoding electron transfer flavoprotein subunit beta/FixA family protein codes for MSLTILACITSAVDTQEPLEVERGALKADEAALPRVLDPADANAIEAALLLRDRLAGARVVAVSVGPPYQEVALREAIAQGVDEAVRLWDDAFAGSDCLGTARVLAAAAARAVADIVVCGDLSLDGGSGALGGQLAELLGMPLVDGVATAEFSAEGETLLTERRARGGLRTMERTPLPALITVPAGANVPRYPTVRARLKARSSPIPCWGMTELGLQPAAVGEAGSTLRVVALRRPPPDPRGLVDPGSDLPPEQRWMMAISGGVRERESALIEGEPDEVAGRLARYLEQGGYIHRAGGRTA; via the coding sequence ATGAGCCTGACGATTCTCGCCTGCATCACCAGCGCCGTCGACACCCAGGAGCCGCTGGAAGTCGAGAGGGGCGCTCTCAAGGCCGATGAGGCGGCGCTGCCTCGCGTCCTAGACCCGGCCGATGCCAACGCCATCGAGGCGGCCCTTCTTTTGCGCGACCGGCTCGCGGGCGCCCGCGTCGTCGCTGTCAGCGTGGGGCCGCCCTACCAGGAAGTCGCCCTGCGGGAGGCGATAGCCCAGGGCGTGGACGAAGCCGTCCGTCTCTGGGACGACGCCTTCGCCGGATCGGACTGCCTGGGGACGGCGCGGGTACTGGCGGCAGCCGCGGCCAGGGCGGTCGCGGACATCGTCGTGTGTGGGGACCTCTCGCTCGACGGCGGCAGCGGCGCGCTCGGCGGGCAACTCGCGGAGCTGCTGGGGATGCCGCTGGTGGACGGCGTGGCGACGGCAGAGTTCAGCGCTGAAGGCGAGACCCTGTTGACGGAGCGGCGCGCCCGCGGCGGGCTTCGCACGATGGAGAGAACGCCGCTCCCCGCGCTGATTACGGTGCCGGCGGGCGCGAACGTCCCCCGCTACCCGACGGTTCGCGCCAGACTGAAGGCGCGCTCGTCTCCCATCCCTTGCTGGGGAATGACTGAACTGGGACTGCAACCGGCCGCTGTAGGGGAAGCCGGATCGACGTTGCGGGTGGTCGCGCTGAGACGCCCTCCTCCCGACCCCCGCGGCCTCGTCGACCCCGGGAGCGATCTGCCGCCGGAACAGCGCTGGATGATGGCCATAAGCGGCGGCGTGCGCGAGCGGGAAAGCGCGCTCATCGAAGGCGAGCCGGATGAGGTTGCAGGGCGTCTGGCGCGGTATCTGGAACAGGGCGGCTACATCCACAGGGCAGGCGGGAGGACAGCGTGA
- a CDS encoding electron transfer flavoprotein subunit alpha/FixB family protein gives MNGEKKTEVWVVIGLRDGEVEDASLELLAEGRGLGERLGATLAAVVLCDDAGRLVPVLGQHGAQIAYLCDHPDLSRQHPDVCLPLLEAAVRERGPRVVLFPSDRTMRALAARLAARLNTGLASECTKLDIDGDGCLFVTRPVYGGRLSARVACKSFPQIATFQAGYGKRAASPCETEVVRLPVSAVGARRSVVEAEVRDPPGEMDLASADVIVAGGRGVGGRDGFALLERLARCLGGAVAASRAAVDAGWAPSHRQVGLSGKTVAPRLYVACGISGATHHVVGMKDAKSVIAINSDRAAPIFKIADVAILGDVRRVIPSLLERLEKTVSAEEDARQALRSLSGDGV, from the coding sequence GTGAACGGAGAGAAGAAGACGGAGGTCTGGGTCGTCATCGGCCTCAGGGACGGTGAGGTGGAGGACGCGTCGCTGGAACTCCTCGCGGAGGGACGGGGGCTCGGCGAACGATTGGGCGCCACCCTGGCGGCGGTCGTCCTTTGCGACGACGCGGGGCGCCTCGTGCCCGTCCTCGGCCAGCACGGGGCGCAAATTGCCTACCTCTGCGATCATCCCGACCTGTCGCGTCAGCACCCCGACGTCTGCCTGCCCCTTCTCGAAGCGGCCGTCCGCGAGCGCGGGCCCCGCGTCGTCCTGTTCCCGTCCGACCGCACGATGCGCGCGCTTGCCGCGAGGCTGGCCGCGAGACTGAACACGGGCCTGGCATCCGAATGCACGAAGCTGGACATCGACGGCGACGGTTGCCTTTTTGTGACCAGGCCGGTCTACGGAGGAAGGCTGTCGGCGCGGGTGGCGTGCAAATCGTTCCCGCAGATCGCCACCTTTCAGGCCGGATACGGAAAGCGCGCCGCGTCGCCCTGTGAGACGGAAGTGGTGCGGTTGCCGGTCTCGGCCGTCGGCGCACGCAGGTCGGTCGTGGAAGCGGAGGTGCGCGACCCGCCGGGCGAGATGGACCTGGCAAGCGCGGACGTCATTGTGGCCGGCGGCAGAGGCGTCGGCGGGCGGGATGGGTTTGCGTTGCTGGAGAGGCTTGCGCGGTGTTTGGGGGGCGCTGTGGCGGCGAGTCGCGCGGCGGTGGACGCCGGCTGGGCGCCGTCGCACCGGCAGGTGGGCCTATCGGGGAAGACGGTGGCGCCGCGCCTGTACGTGGCCTGCGGCATCTCGGGCGCGACGCATCACGTCGTGGGAATGAAGGACGCGAAGTCGGTGATAGCCATCAACAGCGACCGGGCCGCGCCCATCTTCAAGATCGCCGACGTCGCTATACTCGGCGACGTTCGCCGCGTCATTCCCTCCCTTCTGGAGAGACTGGAGAAAACAGTCAGCGCGGAAGAAGACGCGCGGCAGGCGTTGCGGAGCCTTTCGGGGGACGGCGTATGA
- a CDS encoding FAD-dependent oxidoreductase has product MTTPAPQLKHLFTPLKIGAFTVKNRVVSTGHLSNFAVAGLPSERHFNYWVTKAKGGVGLIVTEDQAVHPSGGSESFVIQAYRDECIEPFRRITSAVHEHGAKIVAQLFHPGSNFFPSREEGLPLWSAGPISAGFHVESTHEMDKEEIREVLDSFASCAVRMKGAGFDGVELMGAHGFLMEQFFSPRTNRRTDEYGGSEENRLRFGRELLAAVRQAVGPDFTVGMRVSGDQFQQGGLTLDDMKRVCGALADTGDVDYISVSIGVGGSVIPPMYVASAAFVYLAAGIKEEVDIPVFCAGRVVDPLKAEEILAKNQADMVAMTRACICDPELPLKAQEGRLDEIRYCIGCNEGCWGRSQQKLPISCALNPSVGREEEMKITPAPLKKKVMVIGGGIAGMEAARVAALRGHTVTLYEQGPELGGQLQIAARAPGRQDMAEPVRYYTRQFELLNVDVRLGTEVTPEVVEREAPDAVVVATGGVAARGSFPGSDNPNVVLARDVLAGKAQVGKKVIVYSMDRSTEGFTAADYLLEAGHEVELLIPHPIAPLATEQITFGFIMMRIARKNGRITMGLDISSFDGSTLVLGGVFGSGVEAREGIDTIVVSRGSKANDGLYKSLKGRVKELYLIGQALAPRKMLESTLDGLRVARTI; this is encoded by the coding sequence ATGACGACGCCCGCTCCCCAGCTAAAGCACCTGTTCACCCCCCTCAAGATAGGCGCATTCACGGTAAAGAACCGCGTCGTCAGCACCGGTCATCTCAGCAATTTCGCCGTGGCCGGATTGCCTTCGGAACGCCACTTCAACTACTGGGTGACGAAGGCGAAGGGCGGCGTCGGGCTCATAGTGACGGAAGACCAGGCGGTGCATCCTAGCGGCGGCTCGGAGTCGTTCGTGATCCAAGCCTACCGCGACGAGTGCATCGAGCCGTTCCGCCGGATCACGTCCGCCGTCCACGAGCACGGCGCGAAGATAGTGGCGCAGCTCTTTCACCCCGGCAGCAACTTCTTCCCCTCGCGGGAGGAGGGCCTGCCCCTGTGGTCTGCGGGGCCGATATCCGCCGGCTTTCACGTCGAGTCCACGCACGAAATGGACAAGGAGGAGATCCGGGAGGTACTCGACAGCTTTGCCTCCTGCGCCGTCCGGATGAAGGGCGCCGGGTTCGACGGCGTGGAGCTGATGGGGGCGCACGGCTTCCTGATGGAACAGTTCTTCTCGCCGCGCACGAACCGGCGGACCGACGAGTACGGCGGCTCCGAGGAGAACCGGCTGCGGTTCGGGCGGGAGCTTCTGGCCGCGGTGCGGCAGGCGGTCGGGCCTGACTTCACCGTCGGCATGAGGGTCAGCGGCGACCAGTTCCAGCAGGGCGGCCTCACGCTCGACGACATGAAACGGGTCTGCGGCGCCCTCGCGGACACGGGGGACGTCGACTACATAAGCGTCTCGATCGGCGTCGGCGGCTCCGTCATCCCGCCGATGTACGTTGCCTCCGCCGCCTTCGTCTACCTGGCGGCCGGTATCAAGGAGGAAGTCGACATACCCGTGTTCTGCGCCGGACGCGTCGTCGATCCCCTCAAGGCCGAGGAGATCCTGGCGAAGAACCAGGCCGACATGGTAGCGATGACCCGGGCCTGCATCTGCGACCCGGAGCTGCCGCTCAAAGCGCAGGAGGGGCGGCTGGACGAGATCCGCTACTGCATCGGCTGCAACGAGGGTTGCTGGGGAAGGTCGCAGCAAAAGCTCCCCATAAGCTGCGCGCTGAACCCCTCGGTGGGGCGCGAAGAGGAGATGAAGATAACGCCAGCGCCGCTGAAGAAGAAGGTGATGGTCATCGGCGGAGGGATCGCCGGCATGGAGGCGGCGCGGGTGGCCGCCCTGCGAGGCCACACCGTCACCCTGTACGAGCAGGGGCCGGAGCTCGGCGGCCAGCTCCAGATAGCGGCGCGCGCTCCCGGCCGTCAGGACATGGCGGAGCCCGTGCGCTACTACACGCGGCAGTTCGAGTTGTTGAACGTCGACGTGCGTCTGGGGACAGAGGTCACGCCCGAGGTGGTCGAGCGCGAAGCGCCGGATGCCGTGGTCGTCGCGACCGGCGGCGTCGCTGCCCGCGGGTCCTTCCCCGGCTCCGACAATCCGAACGTCGTGCTCGCGAGGGACGTCCTGGCCGGGAAGGCGCAGGTCGGCAAGAAGGTAATTGTCTACTCCATGGACCGCTCCACCGAAGGATTCACGGCCGCCGATTACCTGCTGGAAGCCGGCCACGAAGTGGAGTTGCTGATTCCCCACCCGATAGCGCCGCTGGCGACTGAGCAGATCACCTTCGGCTTCATCATGATGAGGATCGCCCGCAAGAACGGCAGGATAACGATGGGCCTGGACATATCGTCGTTCGACGGCAGCACACTGGTCCTGGGCGGCGTCTTCGGCAGCGGCGTCGAAGCGAGGGAAGGGATCGATACGATAGTCGTCTCGCGCGGCAGCAAGGCCAACGACGGCCTCTACAAGTCACTCAAGGGGCGGGTCAAGGAGCTATACCTGATCGGACAGGCGCTGGCGCCGCGGAAGATGCTTGAGTCGACCCTCGACGGGCTGCGGGTGGCGAGGACGATCTGA
- a CDS encoding FAD-binding and (Fe-S)-binding domain-containing protein — MGRIGRHERKWLEERFGDRACFRKTERKLYGHDIAAVPGLIKPLIGGTTPDAVVQPQSEEELVELVRWASERRLPLTPRGKASSGYGGVLPVKKGLVIDFYRMNRVIGIDAGARTATVQAGVVWEKLDRELAKHGLTLRLYPTSYPASTVGGWLAQGGAGIGSYEAGWFRDNVVSARVVLGDGSVKDFAGPELDLIAGAEGITGLISEVTIRVQPLEALKLIAIGCPDAYDLQRLLRSLVDEKLPIWSLVFINPRMAELKNRAPLMEHHGHPVEERVLLPAAYVVTLAVRERDYEAVSNGLTQVLKACEAEILSERIARHEWEHRFKLMVVKRLGPSLVPAEVVIPLSALGDVMTEIERKVHQPVVKEGVVIRDGLNGEPEVVILGFIPSDQRRFSYNFVFSLVLTIMKIAEKNGGRPYATGLYFARKSDEVLGEERARRLKAFKREADPRGILNPLKVFGGGLVGAALGLARPFEALARPLGNRVIPQIGERPSKPVRDIPSDVAWYAYSCSQCGYCIEECDQFYGRGWESQSPRGKWYWLREYMEGREKWNQFMVDTILVCTTCELCNLRCSAALPIEPSWMKLRGQLVDEKKKMTFPPFEMMAEALRKEGDIWAGYRRDRSAWLPEDLKETHGPQRRANAVYFAGCTASYVEQDIAMAAVRLLDAAGVDFTSLGNKENCCGTPMLVAGKWELFAETMKKNIAAVKEAGADTVVCSCPACDMMWRHVYPQWAEKLGIEYGITAKHYSEILAEKIESGEFKFPESGEQRGTVTWHDSCHIGRVSGVYDAPRRLIEAVPNTRLVEMSHHHQAAHCCGSVLTLIKDPPVAADVGKTRLDEAIEAGADKVLALCPCCEFQFRVTAEKKELPLEVVDLARYAASALGYDFPDPNPEVQKQWAVFEAMIALMTPEGFAALMTTMWPELVDAMPLGMGRMMRVMGKVPGALNLMKPMFPVLFPRLLPLMMQKVMPVMLDRVAERIPMPDYMAEQVPELMPKVMDSLMPHMIGDVVPLVTQPLIDYLRGRKG; from the coding sequence ATGGGCAGGATCGGGAGGCACGAGCGCAAGTGGCTCGAGGAGAGGTTCGGCGATAGGGCCTGCTTCCGCAAGACGGAGCGTAAGCTGTACGGGCACGACATCGCCGCCGTGCCGGGGTTGATCAAGCCGCTCATCGGAGGGACCACGCCCGACGCCGTCGTCCAGCCCCAATCCGAAGAAGAGCTGGTAGAGCTCGTGCGCTGGGCCTCGGAGCGGCGCCTGCCGCTGACGCCACGGGGCAAGGCGTCGTCGGGCTACGGCGGCGTCCTGCCGGTCAAAAAGGGGCTTGTCATCGACTTCTATCGCATGAACCGTGTCATCGGAATCGACGCCGGCGCCCGGACGGCCACCGTCCAGGCGGGCGTCGTATGGGAGAAGCTGGACCGCGAGCTTGCGAAGCACGGGCTGACGTTGCGCCTTTACCCCACCAGCTACCCGGCCTCCACCGTGGGCGGCTGGCTGGCTCAGGGCGGCGCCGGCATCGGCTCCTACGAGGCGGGGTGGTTCCGCGATAACGTGGTCAGCGCCCGCGTCGTTCTCGGCGACGGCTCGGTGAAGGACTTCGCCGGCCCTGAGCTCGACCTGATCGCGGGCGCGGAAGGGATCACCGGCCTCATCAGCGAAGTGACCATCCGCGTGCAGCCCCTCGAAGCGCTGAAGCTAATCGCCATCGGCTGTCCCGACGCTTACGATCTCCAGCGTCTCCTCCGTTCCCTCGTCGACGAGAAGCTTCCTATCTGGTCGCTCGTATTCATCAACCCGCGCATGGCGGAACTGAAGAACCGAGCGCCTCTCATGGAGCACCACGGACACCCTGTAGAGGAGCGTGTCCTGCTGCCGGCCGCGTACGTGGTCACCCTGGCCGTGCGCGAGCGGGACTACGAGGCGGTCTCGAACGGACTTACGCAGGTGCTGAAGGCCTGCGAGGCGGAGATCTTGAGCGAACGCATCGCGCGGCACGAATGGGAGCACCGCTTCAAGCTGATGGTGGTCAAGCGTCTCGGGCCGAGCCTCGTCCCGGCGGAGGTGGTCATTCCCCTCTCCGCTCTCGGCGACGTGATGACCGAGATCGAGCGTAAGGTGCATCAGCCGGTCGTTAAGGAGGGCGTCGTCATCCGCGACGGCCTGAACGGCGAGCCGGAGGTCGTGATCCTCGGCTTCATCCCCAGCGACCAGCGCCGCTTCAGCTACAACTTCGTTTTCAGCCTCGTCCTGACGATCATGAAGATCGCCGAGAAGAACGGCGGCCGGCCCTATGCCACGGGACTCTACTTCGCCCGGAAGTCGGATGAGGTGCTGGGCGAGGAACGGGCCCGCCGTCTCAAGGCGTTCAAGCGCGAGGCGGATCCCAGGGGCATCCTGAACCCCCTCAAGGTTTTCGGCGGCGGGCTCGTCGGCGCAGCCCTAGGGCTGGCCCGCCCGTTCGAAGCCCTGGCGCGGCCGCTCGGCAACCGCGTTATTCCTCAGATCGGGGAGAGGCCCTCAAAGCCCGTCCGCGACATCCCGTCGGATGTCGCGTGGTACGCTTACAGCTGCTCCCAGTGCGGCTACTGCATCGAGGAGTGCGACCAGTTCTATGGCCGCGGCTGGGAGAGCCAGAGCCCCCGCGGCAAGTGGTACTGGCTCCGCGAGTACATGGAGGGGCGCGAGAAATGGAACCAGTTCATGGTGGACACGATCCTCGTCTGCACCACCTGCGAGCTGTGCAACCTGCGCTGCTCCGCCGCCCTGCCTATCGAGCCCTCGTGGATGAAGCTGCGCGGGCAGCTTGTGGACGAGAAGAAGAAGATGACCTTCCCACCGTTCGAAATGATGGCGGAGGCGCTGCGTAAGGAGGGCGACATCTGGGCGGGCTATCGCAGAGACCGCTCAGCGTGGCTGCCGGAAGACCTCAAGGAGACGCACGGCCCGCAGCGCCGGGCGAACGCGGTTTACTTCGCGGGCTGCACTGCGAGTTATGTCGAGCAGGACATCGCAATGGCCGCCGTGCGCCTTCTCGACGCCGCCGGCGTTGATTTCACCTCCCTCGGTAACAAGGAGAACTGCTGCGGCACTCCCATGCTCGTCGCCGGCAAGTGGGAGCTGTTCGCGGAGACAATGAAGAAGAACATCGCCGCCGTCAAAGAGGCCGGCGCCGATACGGTGGTCTGCTCTTGCCCCGCCTGCGACATGATGTGGCGGCACGTCTATCCCCAGTGGGCGGAGAAGCTGGGCATCGAGTACGGGATAACGGCAAAGCACTACAGCGAGATACTGGCCGAGAAGATCGAATCGGGAGAATTCAAGTTCCCCGAGAGCGGCGAACAGCGCGGCACCGTCACCTGGCACGACTCCTGCCACATCGGGCGCGTGTCGGGGGTCTACGACGCGCCCCGCCGGCTCATCGAGGCGGTGCCCAACACGCGCCTCGTGGAGATGAGCCACCACCATCAGGCCGCGCACTGCTGCGGCAGCGTCCTCACCCTCATCAAGGACCCGCCGGTCGCCGCAGACGTCGGCAAGACGCGGCTCGACGAGGCGATCGAAGCGGGCGCCGACAAAGTGCTCGCGCTCTGCCCCTGCTGCGAGTTTCAGTTCCGCGTCACCGCCGAGAAAAAGGAGTTGCCCCTTGAGGTGGTCGACCTGGCGCGGTACGCGGCGTCGGCGCTGGGCTACGACTTCCCCGATCCAAACCCTGAGGTGCAGAAACAGTGGGCGGTCTTCGAGGCGATGATCGCGCTGATGACGCCCGAAGGCTTCGCCGCTCTCATGACAACAATGTGGCCCGAGCTTGTCGACGCGATGCCCCTGGGCATGGGGCGGATGATGCGCGTAATGGGCAAGGTCCCCGGCGCCCTCAACCTCATGAAGCCCATGTTCCCCGTCCTCTTCCCGCGTCTCCTCCCGCTGATGATGCAAAAGGTGATGCCGGTGATGCTGGACCGCGTAGCCGAGCGCATCCCCATGCCCGACTACATGGCGGAACAGGTGCCGGAGTTGATGCCGAAGGTGATGGACAGCTTGATGCCCCACATGATAGGCGACGTCGTCCCTCTCGTGACGCAGCCGCTCATCGACTATCTGCGGGGACGAAAGGGTTGA
- a CDS encoding (Fe-S)-binding protein, translating into MFYEEKCDFCGDCLARCAYVDYDKERAASEIRALINGEKAPILSSCITCYACNEYCPQEARPFDLILERMEQYQTFPAPAEMVASQEEFFTPATPVKIEQTGEKVLSACVFSNTEADLFQGRLFEGLPMLRGRHFFCYILFDHLGAGSITKKHIQGYVDTLAASGAKEIILFHDDCYGALVDTAPQIGVKVPFHPVHVVEYLRDYLESHKSELRPVNLRVAYQRPCASRLSPGKEPALDAIFQLIGVERVERRYDRENALCCSGAIAQWDGDRAGAIRARNLEDAKAAGARAMAYLCPMCRRVLASDAEGKGLANYHIIELARMSLGELPLP; encoded by the coding sequence ATGTTCTACGAGGAAAAGTGCGACTTCTGCGGCGACTGTCTGGCGCGATGCGCCTACGTCGATTACGACAAGGAGCGCGCGGCAAGCGAGATCCGGGCGCTGATTAACGGCGAGAAGGCGCCCATACTGTCGAGCTGCATCACCTGCTACGCCTGCAACGAGTACTGCCCGCAGGAGGCGCGGCCGTTCGATCTCATCCTGGAGCGCATGGAACAGTACCAGACGTTTCCCGCTCCCGCCGAAATGGTCGCCAGCCAGGAGGAGTTCTTCACTCCCGCCACTCCCGTCAAGATAGAACAAACCGGAGAGAAGGTGCTCTCCGCCTGCGTATTCAGCAACACGGAGGCGGACCTCTTCCAGGGACGCCTCTTCGAAGGCCTGCCCATGCTGAGGGGGCGGCATTTCTTCTGCTACATCCTGTTCGACCACCTGGGAGCGGGCTCCATCACGAAGAAGCACATCCAGGGGTACGTGGACACTCTGGCGGCCAGCGGCGCGAAGGAGATCATCCTCTTCCACGACGACTGCTACGGCGCGCTGGTTGACACTGCCCCGCAGATCGGCGTGAAGGTCCCCTTCCACCCGGTGCACGTGGTCGAATACCTGCGCGACTACCTGGAGAGCCACAAGAGTGAGCTGCGGCCCGTGAATCTGCGTGTCGCCTATCAGCGTCCGTGCGCATCGCGTCTTTCTCCCGGCAAGGAGCCGGCGCTCGACGCGATCTTTCAGCTAATCGGCGTCGAGCGGGTAGAGCGACGCTATGACCGAGAGAACGCTCTCTGCTGCTCGGGTGCAATCGCCCAGTGGGATGGAGACCGCGCGGGGGCGATCCGCGCCCGCAACCTCGAGGACGCGAAGGCTGCGGGCGCCCGGGCGATGGCCTACCTCTGCCCCATGTGCCGCCGCGTCCTCGCCTCCGATGCCGAAGGCAAAGGGCTGGCGAACTACCACATCATAGAGCTGGCGCGGATGTCGCTGGGAGAACTGCCGTTACCCTGA
- a CDS encoding methyltransferase domain-containing protein — MNAAADEAYARKLLLSDVLREPVIRAAIEALELPPGSRGLDAGCGIGSHTLLLAKAVAPTGHVTGVDMCPEFLARARERAAKSRLSERVTFREGDISSLPFADDSFDWAWSVDCVGFIPTEPVALLKELMRVVKPGASVAVLVWSSQQLLPGHPLLEARLNASSAGIAPFRRGDGPESHFLRALGWFRAAGFEATVARTFAGDACAPLSGDIRDALLSLIEMRWGKPQSELAAAEWEEFARLSRPESPDFILNLPDYYAFFTYSMFRGRVPR; from the coding sequence GTGAACGCCGCCGCCGACGAGGCCTACGCGCGCAAGCTCCTCCTTTCGGACGTACTGAGGGAGCCCGTCATCCGGGCGGCCATCGAGGCGCTGGAGCTTCCCCCGGGCAGCCGGGGGCTGGACGCGGGATGCGGCATCGGCAGCCACACCCTGTTGCTGGCAAAGGCTGTGGCGCCGACGGGCCACGTCACAGGGGTCGACATGTGTCCCGAATTCCTGGCCCGCGCGAGGGAGCGGGCGGCGAAGTCACGCCTGTCGGAGCGCGTCACCTTCCGAGAGGGCGATATCAGCAGCCTCCCCTTCGCAGATGACTCCTTCGACTGGGCGTGGAGCGTGGACTGCGTCGGGTTCATTCCCACCGAACCCGTGGCGTTGCTGAAGGAGCTGATGCGCGTCGTCAAGCCGGGCGCCAGCGTGGCCGTCCTCGTTTGGTCGTCGCAGCAGTTGCTCCCCGGGCACCCCTTGCTGGAAGCGCGGCTAAACGCCTCCTCTGCGGGCATCGCCCCCTTTCGAAGAGGCGACGGCCCGGAGTCGCACTTCCTGCGCGCCCTCGGCTGGTTTCGCGCCGCCGGCTTCGAAGCGACGGTGGCCCGCACCTTCGCCGGCGACGCTTGTGCCCCGCTGAGCGGCGACATCCGCGACGCGCTGCTCTCGCTGATCGAGATGCGTTGGGGAAAGCCGCAGTCGGAGCTCGCGGCGGCAGAGTGGGAGGAGTTCGCGAGGCTTTCCAGGCCGGAATCGCCCGACTTCATCCTCAATCTCCCCGACTACTACGCGTTCTTCACGTATTCAATGTTTCGGGGCAGGGTACCCCGATAG